The sequence below is a genomic window from Curtobacterium sp. MCPF17_002.
GGTGTCCGACGGCGCGTCCTGCTCGACGAGAGCGCCGGCCCCGCGCGCGAGCTCGTCGATCGCGAAGTGCGTGTCGAACACCAGGCGGTGCAGCTCCTCGGTGGCGGCGTCGGCGTCGACCCCGCTCGCGGCGAGCATGCCGTCCACGGTCAGCGCGATCTCGTGGTACCGATCACGGGCTCGTCGGAGCCGGCGGAGGGCACGGCGACGGGCGCGCGGGACGTCCGCAGCGGCTGTCGCGGCCAGGACCGCTGCGGAGGCCTCGAGGACGTCCGACCCGCGGGCGACGAACCCGCGACGGGTCCGGAGCAGCGCACGGTGCGGGTTCGGCCGGAGCAGGAGCCGGACCACGATCGTCGCCGCGAGGGACGCCGCGACGACGAGCCCGATCGGGACGACGCTCGTCTCGGGCAGCGGCAGCAGGAGGCCGCACAGGTACCCGGCGAACCCGACGACGGCCGCGTCCGCCGCCCACGCTCCCCATGACGCAGCCGCGAACTGCAGGAACAGCAGCACCACGATCAGGACGAGTTCGAGGAGCCGGAACGGCTGCAGGGCGATGCTCCCCGCCAGGGCGACGACGAAGGGTACGAGGGTCGCCCCGGTGCGCGCCGCGGTCCGGCCGGTGCTCGGGTCGACGATGACCAGGCAGGTGATGAAGGCCGGCATCGCGCCGATCATCACGCCGAGGATCGCCGGCAGGCCGAACACCGCCGCGACGGCGTACCCGACGGCCATGCCCGCTGGGACGGCGACGAGGGTCCGGAGTGCCCCGTCGGTCTTCACGAGGCCGGGGTCGAGCGCGAGGGCACGGTCGGTCAGTCGACGGGTGCGGGTCCGTCGTCGCGGGGCGGTCCTGTTCGTGGTCTCGGTCCTCGGCACGCTCCAGCCGCCTCCTGTGCGCTCGGGAGGCAATAGTACCGCAGGCAAACTAGTTGGCCGGCGAGGGGGCGGGCGCGGAGGCAGGCGCGGCGGCAGGCGCGGCGGCAGGCGCGGAGTGGCTCAGCCGAGCGGCCCGAGCACCGACGCCGCGATCGTCCGCGCCGCAGAGTCCCGCGACGACGGGTGGTACTGCCCCGCCCGCACGTCCCGCGCCAGCCGCGCCAGCTCGCCGCCCGCCCGGTACGCACTGCCGCCCACGACGCGCATCGCCTCGTCCACGACGTGCTGCGCCGTGTCGACCGCCCGCGCCTTCGTCCCCACGAGGAGCGGGAACCACCGCGCCCCGAGGTCGTCCAGCTCGTCCACCGACCGCGCGAGCGACGACACCTGCAGCTCGATCGCGTCGACGGCGCCGCGCATGTCCGCGACGGCCCGACGCACGTCGGGGTCCTCGGACCGCGGCGTCCCGTCGAGCGACTTCCGCTCGCCGATCGCCGCGGCGGCGAGGGACAGCGCGCGCTCAGCGACCCCGACGTACACCGAGGCGATCAGCAGCTCGAACGACGCGAAGACACCGAACACGAGCGGGTCCTGGTTCGGCCCCACGGGCAGGGACCGCACGATCCGGTCCGCCGGCACGTGCACGCCGTGCAGTTTCGTCGTACGGCTCTGCGTCGCCCGCATCCCGAGCGTGTCCCAGTCGTCGAGGTGCTCGACGTCGCCGTCGGACCGCAGCACGAACCCGTGCACGAGCCGCGGCTCCGGGCCCGTCCCGTCCTTGCCGAACACGCTCAGCACGTCCCACGCCGGTGCGAGGGAGGTGAAGACCTTCGTCCCGGTGAAGCGGTAGCCGCCGTCGCCGTCCGGCTCCGCCGTCGCCGACGAGTCGAAGAGGACGGCGTCGTTGCCCGGCTCGCTCACGCCGAACGCGAGCAGCTGGTCGTCCGCCGCGTGCTCGGTGACGGCCTGGAGGAACGACTCACCTCGCGCGGTCACCGCTCGCGCCGCCTGCACCCACACCTGGTGCATGCCGAGACCGAGCGCCGTCGCCGGTGCGGCCTGGGCGAGCTGCCGCTGGACGTCGCTCGTCGCGGCGAGGCCGAAGCCGGATCCCCCCTGCGGGACCGGCACGCCGAGCCGCAGGTAGCCCGCTGCGCGGAGCTCGTCGAGGTCCTCGGCGCAGAACGCGTTCTCGGCGTCGTAGCGGGGTGCCCGCTCGGCGATCCGGGCGAGCAGGTCCTCCGGCACGGTCCAGCCGGGCGTTCCCGTGTTGGCCTTCGTCATGGCACGAGACTATGGTCCGAGTCGTGTCAGATCGTCATCCGTGGTCCAGGTACGTCGCGATCGGTGACTCGTTCACCGAGGGGATCGGTGACCCCGACCCCACTGTCCCCGGGGGCAACCGCGGCTGGGCCGACCGCGTGGCCGAGGTGCTGGCGAACCAGACCGAGGACTTCGCGTACGCCAACCTGGCGATCCGCGGTCGTCTGCTCGGGCAGATCATCGACGAGCAGGTCGAACCGGCCCTGGCGCTCCGCCCCGACCTCGTGACGGTGTCCGCCGGCGGCAACGACATCATCCGGCCGGGCTCCGACCCCGACGAACTCGCCGAACGGGTGGACCGGATGGTCGAGCGACTCCGCAGCGACGGCGCCACGGTCGTCCTCTTCACCGGTCCGGACGTCGGGATGACCCCGGTGCTCGGCATGGTGCGGGGCAAGACGGCGATGTACAACGAGAACCTGCACGCCATCGCCCTGAAGCACGGTGCCCTCGTCGCGAACATGTGGGCGCTCCGGGTCCTCCGCGACCCGCGGATGTGGGCACCCGACCGGCTGCACCATTCCCCGATGGGGCACGCGACCGTCGCCGCCGCCGTCCTGGACGCGCTCGGCGTCGAGCACGGGCTCGCTCCGTTCAACCCCGAGCCCCTCGAGGCCCGGCCCTGGCGCGAGGCCCGGGCGGAGGACCTCGGCTGGGCACGCGAGTACCTGGTGCCGTGGGTCGTCCGGCGCATCAAGCACACGTCCTCCGGCGACGGCGTGGTCCCGAAACGTCCGGAGCTGCAGGACGTCGTCGAGCACAAGTCCGACACCCCGTGATGCCGTGGGACGTCGGCGCAGGAGCGTGACCACCGGGGTCGGCAGTGTGCTGCTGGCGTCCGTGCTGGCGCTCGCCGCGACCGGGTGCAGCGGCCCGGAGGTCATCGGCGAGCCCTACGACGGGGCCGGTCCCGGGGTGCTCGCCACCCACAGCGCCGACACCGGCCCTGCCGCCGGCTGGGTGACGGTGGGCGAACGCTTCTTCGTCACGACGTACGGGTCGTCGAGCTGCCCGACCGCACCGACGGCTGTCGAGACCGGTGTCCGGGGTCCGATCGTGACGATGTCGAGGACCGGGGGCAACGCATGCACAGCGGACCTCGGTCCGGCCTCCTACGCGCTCGACCTGCCGGGCCGGTTCCGCGGCGAGGGCCCCGTCGTCGTCTCGCTCCGGTTCGACGACACGCCGGACGTCGACGTCGAGCTCCCGCTCTCCGCGAGCCCCTGACCCCGGCCGGGGGGCCCGCACCCCGCACCCCGCCACGGACATCGCGCCCCGGTGTGCGGGGGTGCAACGTCCGCGACGGGGTGCGATCCGGGTCGGCGCTCGGTCAGTCGGCGGGACGGTGCAGCGTCAGCGGCCCGTCGTGGAGCGGCTCCGTCTCCCACGACGCCGTGACCGTCTGCGCGTCGGGATCGACCCGCAGGTGCAGGAGGTGCGGGGTCTCGACGAAACGGACGTCGACGAGCACCGTGCCGTCCGGCTCGAGCGCGCCGCTCGCGGCCAGGGCCCCGTCGACCGCCCACTCCCCCTGGCCGACCGGCACGGAGAGCGTGTCGCCGTCGACGTCGATCGACACCCGCCAGCCGTCGCCGTCCGGCGTGAACACGAGGCCGTCCAGCCCGTCTCCCCGGAACGAGCCGGCGGCAGCGAGGTCGGGAAGCCGGCCACCCGTGAGCGGGGGCAGCCCCAGTGAGGCGAGTCGCGCCTCCAGGCCGGTGTCCCCGTCCGTGTCGGCGCCCGCAGCGTCGACGGCGGGCAGGAGGTGTTGCCAGGCCGCGTCGAGGACCGCCTGCATGTCGAGGCTCTGGCCGGTGATCGCGAGGACGACGTCCTGGTCCGGCAGGACGACGCTGAACTGGCCGTAGGCCCCGTCGCCGCGGAAGCCGTGGCGCGCCATCCAGAACTGGAAGCCGTAGCCCTGCCGCCAGTCCGGGTTCTCCTCGGCGGGGTTCTCGACCTGCGTGCTCGTCGCGGCGGCGACCCAGTCCTCGTCGAGGATCCGTTCGCCGGCCCACACGCCCCGCTGCAGGTACAGCTGGCCGAGCTTCGCGACCGACTCCGTGGTGGCGTAGCAGCCGCTGTACCCGAGTTCGGCACCGGAGTCGTCGCGGCGCCAGGCGAGGTCCTCGATGCCGAGCGGGTCGAGGAGGCGCGGCCGCAGGTACTCCACGAGCGACACCCCGCTCACCCGGCGGACGATCGCGCCGAGGGTGTACGTGCAGGGCTGGTTGTAGGCGAAGACGGTGCCGGGCTCCTCGTCGGGCGGCAGGAGCAGGAAGCCGCGGACGGTGTTCTCCGGGTCGATCGCGTGCGCACGGTCGATGGTCTCCTCACGGTGACCGCTCGCCATCGCGAGGAGGTGCCGCACGCGGATGCGGCGGCTGCGCTCGTCGGTGACCTCGGCGTCGAGTTCGGGGAAGTACGAGAGCGCGGTGGCGTCCAGGTCGATCAGGCCCTCGCGGACGGCGATCCCGACGGCGGCGGCGGTGAAGCTCTTGCTCAGCGAGTAGAGCAGGTGGACGCGGTCCCTGCCGTACGGGGCCCACCAGCCCTCCGCGGCGACCTGGCCGTGGCGGAGCAGCACGAGACCGTGCGGTTCGACGCCCGGAGTGGACTCGAGGGCGTCGAGGAACGCCGCGATGCCGCGTGCGTCGATGCCGAGGGTGGACGGGGCAGTGCGGGGGAACGTCGTCGTCACGTGTCCGAGACTACGACGGCGGGCGCTCGACCGGCAGGGTGTCGACGTCGGGAGCCGGATCGCGGATCGGCAGGGGCCGGATGTCGGGGACGGGATCGGTGGCGAGCCGGGCGTGGGTCTCGACGTCGAACCGCTCGCCGCCGTACCGGAGCCGCTCCCGTTCGATGCCTTCGGGGATGAAGCCCGCGCGGGCGGCGACCCGCCCCGACGCCGGGTTGTCCGTGCGGTGTCCGAGCTCGAGACGGTGCAGGCCGAGCGCGAAGGCGTCGTCGGCCGCGGCGAGCAGGGCCCGGGTCGCCAGCCCCGTGCCGCGGGCCGCGGGGACGAGCCAGTAGGAGATCCACGCCGTGCCGTGGACGTACTCGAGGGCGGTGGCGCCGACGTTGCCCACGACGGCGCCCGACCCGTCGACGACGGCCCAGTTGCGGGCGTGGCCGTCGTGCCGGTACCGCGTGGCGATGAACGCCGCAACCGCAGCGTCGTCGTCGAAGGGCGATCCGGCGAGCTGCCGTGCGAGTTCCGGGTCCGTGGAGGCTGCCCGGAGCGCCGGCACATCCGCCGCCGCCCAGGGGCGGAGGTGCGCGTCGGTTGGTCGCGGGACCGACCCGTCCGGTGGCCGCGGGACCGACGCGTCGGGCGCGGGGGTCACGCTGCCCGGAAGGGGTTCGTCCACCGCCACCACACGCCCGGGTCGTCGATCGACCGCTCGAGCACGAGCGGCACCGTCACGGGGTCGTGGTCCGAGACCGTGAAGCGCACCTTCCCCACGCGCTCCCCCTTCGTCCCGAGCGTGATCCGGTCGAGGTGGGCCTTGGCCGACACCGTCGTCTTTCCCCAGACCAGCACCTCGGACGCCGTCTTCGACACGGCATCAGCCTCGTCCTGCCACGGGGTGGAGAACGTGCCGAACGTCTGCCCCGCGTGCGTCAGGGTGACGACGTGGAAGTTGTCCGCCACGGACCGGAGCAGCCGCTGCACGTCGACGTCGAGCGAGTCGTGGTCGACGCCGCCGAGCATCGCGCCGACCACCGTGACCTCCTTGCCGCCGCGCTCGTACGTCGCGGCGAACAAGAGGCAGGCGCCGGCCTCGTCGAGCGTGCCGGTCTTGATGCCCTCGACGCCGTCGAGCCCGAGGAGCTTGTTCGAGTTCTCGATCTCGCCCGCACCGGGCACGGTCACCTTCTTGGTGCCGACGACCTCCTTGATGACGGGGTTCGCGAGTGCGAGCTGGCCGAGCCGCACGAGGTCGGTCGCAGTCGACTCGTTGTCCGCATCGAGTCCCGTCGGTTCGTCGATCGTCGTGTCGTCGAGTCCCTGCTGGTCGAGCCACGAGTCCGCTGCGTGGTCGTACGCGTCCAGGGAGCCGAACGCCCAGATCGCGAGCGACCCCGCATAGTTGTTCGCCGACTTCATGAGCATGACCTGGAGCGTCTGGTACTCGGAGAGCTTGAGGCCCGACGGCATCGGCGCGACCTCACCGTTCACCGCGAGGTACTTGGCGTAGAGCCCCTGCATCTCGGCGTTGAACGCGATCGACGGCCCGGATTCACCCGGCTGCAGCGGCTTCGCATCGAGCACGACGAGCGCCGTGACGACCTTCGAGATGCTCGCGATCGACCGGGGCTTCGCGTCCCCGCTGGTCCGCAGGCTCTCCGGGAAGTCGGTGGCCTCGACCGCGGTCGCGCCGTAGCCGGGGAAGCTCAGGTCGGGCACCGATGAGGTCGGTGCCGAGTAGGTGGTGGTCGAGGCGCTCGCCGGGGCGAACGGCACGACCGCGGCTGCGACGAGGTACCCGACCGCCAGCACGAGCACCGCCAGGATCGTGATCGTCACCGGCCTCCGGACGGCGGAGCGGGGGCGGCGGACGACTCGTGACACGGGAACCGAGCGTAGCGGGGCCGGGGCTGGTGAGGCTGCGAGGACCCGCGGGTCGCGAGGGCCGTCCGCGTGTGGACCGGGCATGCGGCACGCGGTACGCGGTGCGCGGTCCGCGCATGTTCCGACGTTCCACTCGTCGATCGACCGGTGCGGTGTCGATCGTTGCGTGTGCAAGGAGCGACTTCGTCGTTGTCGTACGACGTCGGCCTTGTCGTTCGGGCTCGGCGCGGCGCCAGCGCCACCGACGCCACCGCCACCGCCACCGCCACCACCGACGCCCGCCCCGCACCCGCCATGTGACGGCCGTGTAAAAGATGGTCGTACCAATGAACCAAACGGACCAACGCCCCCTATCGTTCTGCTCATGGAACGCGGACAGAGCCTCCACCGGGGGCGCACCCTGGGCGCGACGACCGCCGCACACCTCGCACGCCTGGTGCTCGAGGACCTGGCACCCGGCGACAAGCTGCCGCCCGAGCGCACGCTCGCCGAGGACCTCGCCGTCTCACGGACGACCATCCGCGAGGCCCTGCAGGAGCTCGAACGCCGCCGGCTCGTCTCGCGCACCCCCGGCCGCGGCACCGTCGTGCTGCCCCGCTCGGCCGAGGCCGCCGAGATGCTCGACCGGTTCGCACACGACCCGATCGAGACCACGATCGAGACCGAGCACGTGTCGGAGTTCCGCGCGCTCGTCGAACCGCAGATCGCCGGGCTCGCCGCGCTCCGTGCCGACGAGTCGGACCTCGTACAGCTCGAGCGCGTCCTCGCGTCGACGCATGCGGGCCTCAGCCCCGCCGAGTCGCTCGAGCAGGACGTCGCCTTCCACGTGCAGGTGGCCCGCGCTTCCGGCAACCCGCTGTTCGTGTCGCTGTGCGAGGTCAGCAGCGGCTGGGTGCGGGACGTCCGGGCGGAGTCGCACTGCACGAGCGAGGGGCGCCGTTCGTCGTTCGAGTGGCACCGACGGATCCACGACGCGATCGGTCGCCACGACGAAGCGGACGCCCGCCGCGCGATGGCCGACCACCTGGCCGACGTGGCACACCTGGTCGAGAGCAACCGTCACCTCGTCGAGGACAAGCACCACCCGGACGGAAGGAAACAGCACCCGTGAGCGAGATCCTGCAACCCGGCGTCGGACCCATCCGCGCCGCCCACTACCTGCCCGTCGACGCCGAACGGGTCGCGTGGGGCCGGCTCCCGAACGGTGACGACCGACCGGCGCTCACCGTGCCGGCGGGCACCGAGGTGACGATCGACACCGTCAGCCACGAGGGCATCCTCCCCGACCAGGGCAGCGACCCGCTGACGTTCTTCGCGCGGCACGGCGTCGCCCCCGAGTCCGTCCTCGAGGACGCCGTCGCGATCGCCCGGTCCGGCCGCCGCGACCCCGAGCACGACGGCCCGCACGTCGTCTCCGGTCCGATCGCCGTCGAGGGTGCCGAGCCGGGCGACGTCCTCACCATGACCGTGGTGGAGACGCTCCCCCGGGTGCCATACGGCGTGGTGTCGAACCGTCACGGCCGCGGCGCCCTGCACGGCGAGTACCCCGTCGACGGCCGCACCGTGAGCGTCTTCGCCGACGTGGTCACCGACGACGACGGCGAGTGGGGCCGGATCCCCCTCACCGCGGCCCGGCGCCGGTTCGCCCGCTTCCCGCTCACCCCGTTCCTCGGGATCATGGGCGTCGCGACCCCGGGCGAACGCCTGCACTCGGTCCCGCCCGGACGCCACGGTGGCAACCTCGACGTGAACCTCCTGCAGGTCGGCGCGCAGCTGCACCTGCCGGTCCTCGTGCCGGGAGCCCTCGCGACCGTCGGTGACCCGCACTTCGCGCAGGGCGACGGCGAGGTGGCGCTCACCGCGATGGAGGCGTCGCTCCGCGCGACCATCCGGTTCGACCTCACCACGGCGACCGACGCGGCCGACCGTTTCGGGGACCTCGTCTGGCCACTCGTCGAGACGCACGACTTCCTCGTGCCGACCGGCCTCGACCCGGACCTCGACGAGGCCGTCCGCGCCTGCGTCCGGCACGCCGTCGCGATCCTCGGCGCGCGCTACGGCATGGAACCGCACCTGGCGTACGCCTACCTCAGCGCCGCCACCGACTTCAACATCTCGCAGGTGGTCGACCTCGTGACCGGCGCCCACGCCCGCATCCGCAAGGCCGACTTCGAGGGAGCACGATGACCGCCGAACCGACTGGCGAGCACGCACCCGACGGGCTCCTCGCCGCCCTCGACGCCTACGAGGCAGCCCTGATGGCGAACGACCTCGACACCCTCGACGACGCCTTCGTCAGGTCCCCGGACACGATGCGCGGCGACGATCGCGGCCTGCTCGTCGGCCACGACGCGATCAGCGCCTTCCGCGGCGCCCGCGGCGGCGTCCCCGCCCGTCGCCGCACGCGGGTCGAGGTCCGGCCCCTCACCGACGACCTCGCCCTCGTCGTCTCGGTGTCCGCCTTCGCCGCGGGCGGGAACGGGCTGCAGACCCAGCTCTGGCGCCGCACCGACGACACGTGGCGCATCGAGGCGGCCCAGGTCACCGGCCGTCCGAAGGCGTTCGACACCACGATCTGGCGTGCGGTCGGCGACCCGCTGGTCGCCGCGACCGGCAGCGGCACGCTCGACGGCAGGACCGTCGCGGTGAAGGACCTCTACGCCGTCCCCGGCCACCCCGTCGGCGCCGGCAACCCCACGTACCTGCTCGAGTCCGCCCCGCAGTCAGCCCCGGCCGCGGCCGTCGCCGCGCTCCTCGACCAGGGCGCGTCGGTCCGCGGGATCGCGCGCACCGACGAGTTCGCCTACAACCTGACAGGACGGAACGACCACCACGGCACCCCGCCCAACGGGATGGTCCCGACGGCACTGCCTGGAGGCTCGTCCAGCGGCTCCGCATCGGCCGTCTGCCTCGGGATGGCCGACATCGGACTCGGCACGGACACCGCGGGATCGGTGCGGATCCCCGCCTCGTACCAGGGGCTCTGGGGCCTCCGGACAACGCACGGTGCGGTGTCCCGCGAGGGCCTGCTGCCGCTCGCGCCCTCGTTCGACACCGTCGGCTGGCTCACGCGCGACCCCGAGCTCCTCCTGCTCGCGCTCGACGCCTCGCTGCCCGGCCTGGCGACGACGGGGACCCCCGACCCGGGAGTGCTCACCATCGTCACGGACCTGGTGGACGCCGCCGAACCGGCCGTGCAGCGCGCGTTCCGCGACCGCATCGGAGACAGCATCGGCGAGGTCGGCGTCGACGAGGTCACGCTCGCCGAGCTCGGCATCCCGCCGCTCGAGGAACTCCGCGAGACGATGCGCCTCGTGCAGGCCGCCGAGGCGACCGCCGCCCACGGCCCGTGGATCGCCGCGCACCCGGGAGCGCTCAGCGCCGTCGTCGGCGACCGGTTCGCCGCCGCGGCCGCGAACCCACCCGAGCAGGTCGCGGAGGCCGTCGCCCGACTCGGTGCCCTGCGCGCCGCGATCCGGAACGCCGTCCGGGGCCGCGTCCTGCTGTTCCCGACCGCGCCGGGACCGGCACCGTCACTGCGTGCCGACACCGCCACGCTCGAACGCACCCGCACCGCGACCACGGCGATGACGAGCCTCGCGAGCGTCGGAGGCCTCCCCGCCGTCAGCGCTCCCGTCCTCACCGTCGACGGCGCCCCCGTCGGCATCTGCCTCGTCGGGTCACCGGGAACGGACCGCACCATCGTGCGCACCGCGGGACGAGCGCTGCGCGACGGAGCCGAGCCGCGCCTCCCGGCAGCCGCAGCGGACTAACGCGAGCGCTGCGCGTGGGCGACCGCCCACAGACCCACGGCGCTCGCCGCGGCCACGTTGAGCGAGTCGACGCCGTGCGCCATCGGGATGCGGACCGTCGTGTCCGCGGCGGCCACGGCCGCGTCGGTGAGTCCCTGCCCCTCGGTGCCCATCACCAGCGCGACCTTCTCCGGGACGTCCGCGACGAACGTCTCGAGGTCGATCGAGCGGTCGGTGAGCGCCATCGCCGCGAGGTGGAAGCCCTGCGCGCGGAGTTCCTCGCCGGCGGCCGGCCAGTCGCCGATGCGCGTCCACGGGACCTGCAGGACGGTGCCCATGCTGACCCGGACGCTGCGGCGGTAGAGCGGGTCCGCGCAGCGCGGACTCACCAGGACGGCGTCCGCACCGAGCCCGGCGACGCTCCGGAACACCGCGCCGACGTTCGTGTGGTCGACGATGTCCTCGAGCACGACGACGAGCTTCGCGTCCCGCACCACGTCGGCCACGTCCGGCAGCTCCGGACGCTGCACCGCCGCCAGCGCACCGCGGTGCATGCGGAAGCCGGTGAGCTCCTCGAGCAGGGCGTCGGGACCGACGAACACCGGGCCGTCGTGCTCGGCGACGAGCGGCAGGACGCTGTCGAGCCACTTCTCCTGCACGAGCACGCTCCGCGGGGTGTGCCCGGCCCGGATCGCCCGCTCGATGACGGTGTTCGACTCCGCGATGTACAGGCCGCCCTCGGGCTCGCTCACCCGACGGAGTGCGACGTCCGTCAGCCGGGCGAAGTCGTCGAGGCGGGGGTCGTCGAGGGAGTCGATGCGGACGGCGTGCACGGGGCTCGTTTCGGTGTGGTGCGTGCTGGGAAGTGACTGGGTCGGTCGGCTGTTGAGGGTACCGTGAACACGATGGCCACGAGCGAACAGCCCAGCACCGCGGACGCCGCCGGATCGGTCGCGTCGGCCGCGGCCGCGTCTGCGTCGGCCGC
It includes:
- a CDS encoding RNA methyltransferase; amino-acid sequence: MHAVRIDSLDDPRLDDFARLTDVALRRVSEPEGGLYIAESNTVIERAIRAGHTPRSVLVQEKWLDSVLPLVAEHDGPVFVGPDALLEELTGFRMHRGALAAVQRPELPDVADVVRDAKLVVVLEDIVDHTNVGAVFRSVAGLGADAVLVSPRCADPLYRRSVRVSMGTVLQVPWTRIGDWPAAGEELRAQGFHLAAMALTDRSIDLETFVADVPEKVALVMGTEGQGLTDAAVAAADTTVRIPMAHGVDSLNVAAASAVGLWAVAHAQRSR
- a CDS encoding D-alanyl-D-alanine carboxypeptidase, yielding MSRVVRRPRSAVRRPVTITILAVLVLAVGYLVAAAVVPFAPASASTTTYSAPTSSVPDLSFPGYGATAVEATDFPESLRTSGDAKPRSIASISKVVTALVVLDAKPLQPGESGPSIAFNAEMQGLYAKYLAVNGEVAPMPSGLKLSEYQTLQVMLMKSANNYAGSLAIWAFGSLDAYDHAADSWLDQQGLDDTTIDEPTGLDADNESTATDLVRLGQLALANPVIKEVVGTKKVTVPGAGEIENSNKLLGLDGVEGIKTGTLDEAGACLLFAATYERGGKEVTVVGAMLGGVDHDSLDVDVQRLLRSVADNFHVVTLTHAGQTFGTFSTPWQDEADAVSKTASEVLVWGKTTVSAKAHLDRITLGTKGERVGKVRFTVSDHDPVTVPLVLERSIDDPGVWWRWTNPFRAA
- a CDS encoding AtzH-like domain-containing protein, with the translated sequence MTAEPTGEHAPDGLLAALDAYEAALMANDLDTLDDAFVRSPDTMRGDDRGLLVGHDAISAFRGARGGVPARRRTRVEVRPLTDDLALVVSVSAFAAGGNGLQTQLWRRTDDTWRIEAAQVTGRPKAFDTTIWRAVGDPLVAATGSGTLDGRTVAVKDLYAVPGHPVGAGNPTYLLESAPQSAPAAAVAALLDQGASVRGIARTDEFAYNLTGRNDHHGTPPNGMVPTALPGGSSSGSASAVCLGMADIGLGTDTAGSVRIPASYQGLWGLRTTHGAVSREGLLPLAPSFDTVGWLTRDPELLLLALDASLPGLATTGTPDPGVLTIVTDLVDAAEPAVQRAFRDRIGDSIGEVGVDEVTLAELGIPPLEELRETMRLVQAAEATAAHGPWIAAHPGALSAVVGDRFAAAAANPPEQVAEAVARLGALRAAIRNAVRGRVLLFPTAPGPAPSLRADTATLERTRTATTAMTSLASVGGLPAVSAPVLTVDGAPVGICLVGSPGTDRTIVRTAGRALRDGAEPRLPAAAAD
- a CDS encoding acetamidase/formamidase family protein; translation: MSEILQPGVGPIRAAHYLPVDAERVAWGRLPNGDDRPALTVPAGTEVTIDTVSHEGILPDQGSDPLTFFARHGVAPESVLEDAVAIARSGRRDPEHDGPHVVSGPIAVEGAEPGDVLTMTVVETLPRVPYGVVSNRHGRGALHGEYPVDGRTVSVFADVVTDDDGEWGRIPLTAARRRFARFPLTPFLGIMGVATPGERLHSVPPGRHGGNLDVNLLQVGAQLHLPVLVPGALATVGDPHFAQGDGEVALTAMEASLRATIRFDLTTATDAADRFGDLVWPLVETHDFLVPTGLDPDLDEAVRACVRHAVAILGARYGMEPHLAYAYLSAATDFNISQVVDLVTGAHARIRKADFEGAR
- a CDS encoding serine hydrolase, with product MTTTFPRTAPSTLGIDARGIAAFLDALESTPGVEPHGLVLLRHGQVAAEGWWAPYGRDRVHLLYSLSKSFTAAAVGIAVREGLIDLDATALSYFPELDAEVTDERSRRIRVRHLLAMASGHREETIDRAHAIDPENTVRGFLLLPPDEEPGTVFAYNQPCTYTLGAIVRRVSGVSLVEYLRPRLLDPLGIEDLAWRRDDSGAELGYSGCYATTESVAKLGQLYLQRGVWAGERILDEDWVAAATSTQVENPAEENPDWRQGYGFQFWMARHGFRGDGAYGQFSVVLPDQDVVLAITGQSLDMQAVLDAAWQHLLPAVDAAGADTDGDTGLEARLASLGLPPLTGGRLPDLAAAGSFRGDGLDGLVFTPDGDGWRVSIDVDGDTLSVPVGQGEWAVDGALAASGALEPDGTVLVDVRFVETPHLLHLRVDPDAQTVTASWETEPLHDGPLTLHRPAD
- a CDS encoding GNAT family protein, with amino-acid sequence MTPAPDASVPRPPDGSVPRPTDAHLRPWAAADVPALRAASTDPELARQLAGSPFDDDAAVAAFIATRYRHDGHARNWAVVDGSGAVVGNVGATALEYVHGTAWISYWLVPAARGTGLATRALLAAADDAFALGLHRLELGHRTDNPASGRVAARAGFIPEGIERERLRYGGERFDVETHARLATDPVPDIRPLPIRDPAPDVDTLPVERPPS
- a CDS encoding FadR/GntR family transcriptional regulator, with the protein product MERGQSLHRGRTLGATTAAHLARLVLEDLAPGDKLPPERTLAEDLAVSRTTIREALQELERRRLVSRTPGRGTVVLPRSAEAAEMLDRFAHDPIETTIETEHVSEFRALVEPQIAGLAALRADESDLVQLERVLASTHAGLSPAESLEQDVAFHVQVARASGNPLFVSLCEVSSGWVRDVRAESHCTSEGRRSSFEWHRRIHDAIGRHDEADARRAMADHLADVAHLVESNRHLVEDKHHPDGRKQHP
- a CDS encoding acyl-CoA dehydrogenase family protein; translation: MTKANTGTPGWTVPEDLLARIAERAPRYDAENAFCAEDLDELRAAGYLRLGVPVPQGGSGFGLAATSDVQRQLAQAAPATALGLGMHQVWVQAARAVTARGESFLQAVTEHAADDQLLAFGVSEPGNDAVLFDSSATAEPDGDGGYRFTGTKVFTSLAPAWDVLSVFGKDGTGPEPRLVHGFVLRSDGDVEHLDDWDTLGMRATQSRTTKLHGVHVPADRIVRSLPVGPNQDPLVFGVFASFELLIASVYVGVAERALSLAAAAIGERKSLDGTPRSEDPDVRRAVADMRGAVDAIELQVSSLARSVDELDDLGARWFPLLVGTKARAVDTAQHVVDEAMRVVGGSAYRAGGELARLARDVRAGQYHPSSRDSAARTIAASVLGPLG
- a CDS encoding SGNH/GDSL hydrolase family protein, with the translated sequence MSDRHPWSRYVAIGDSFTEGIGDPDPTVPGGNRGWADRVAEVLANQTEDFAYANLAIRGRLLGQIIDEQVEPALALRPDLVTVSAGGNDIIRPGSDPDELAERVDRMVERLRSDGATVVLFTGPDVGMTPVLGMVRGKTAMYNENLHAIALKHGALVANMWALRVLRDPRMWAPDRLHHSPMGHATVAAAVLDALGVEHGLAPFNPEPLEARPWREARAEDLGWAREYLVPWVVRRIKHTSSGDGVVPKRPELQDVVEHKSDTP